The Candidatus Hydrothermales bacterium genome includes the window TTAGAAGAGGCAAAGGAAGAAAGTAAAATGTGGAAATTTTTTGACTACGTCTTAATAAACGAAAATTTAAATGAAACAGTAGACGTTATTAAAAAAATATACTTAGCCGAAAAATATAAAACTAAACTCACTATATTAAAAACTCAAGAAAAACTATGATTGAAAGGTATAAAGTAAAAGAAATAGAGGAAATTTGGAGTGAAGAAAACAAATTAAGACTATGGCTTGAAATTGAGATCCTAACGATAGAGGGATTCGAAAATTTAAACCTAGTACCAAAAGGAACAGCTGAGAAAATCAGGGAGAAAAATATTAAAATAACTCCTCAAGAAGTTAAAGAAAGAGAAAAAATAACAAATCATGATGTAGCTGCCTTCGTCGATGTACTTGAGGAAAAAGTAGGTAAGGAGTTATCAACTTATATTCACTATGGACTTACATCTTCAGATCTCTTAGATACCACCCTTTCTATCCAAATGAGAGAAACACTAAAAATAGTTTTAGAAAGAATAAAAAAATTAGAGGACGTAATCTTAGAGAAAATAGAGGAAAATAAAAGTGTTTTCATGGCAGGAAGAACTCACGGAATGTTTGCCGAACCTATCACACTTTCTCATAAATTTTTAAGTTACCTATCTGAAGCTAAAAGAAACGAGAAAAGACTAAAAGAGGCAATAGAAGAAGTATCCTTTGGTAAGCTCTCAGGATCAGTTGGAAATTACTTACATATTCCAACTGAGGTTGAGGAATTTGTATTAAAGAAATTGGGCCTTAAGTGCGAACCTATATCAACTCAAATAATTCCGAGAGACAGACATGTTATTTTTATTTTTACTTTAGTCTTAATAGGTCTCTTTCTCGAACGAATCGCAACAGAAATAAGACTATTATCAAGAACAGAAATAGGAGAGTTAAGTGAACCTTTTGAAAGAGGTCAAAAGGGATCCTCCAGTATGCCCCATAAGAAAAATCCTATTATTTCAGAGAGAATTTGCGGTCTTTCAAGATATCTAAGAGGAAGTCTCTTTCCAGTGCTTGAAAACACTATTTTGTGGCATGAAAGAGACATATCCCACTCTTCTGCAGAAAGGATAATTTTCCCCGATGTTTCTCACGTAACAGTTTATATGTTAGACAAGATGATCTCTATATTAAAAAATTTAATCATAAATAGGGAGAGAATAAGGGAAAATCTAACTAAGTATGAAAAAGAGCTCTTTTCGCAAAGTTTTCTTTATCACTTTATAAACAAAGGAATGGAAAGATCAAAAAGTTATGACCTGGTACAGAAAAGTTTATTTGAGGGGAAAATACCTGTCGAAGAAAATGATTTTGAGAAATTGAAAAATGAAGTTTATAGTAAACTGAGAGAAATAGAAAATAAATTGTATAAAAGACTTAAATGATAGATGAACTCTTAAAAGAAAATGTCTATTTGGTAATAACCTTTTTTTTAGGGATTTTAATAATACTTCTAATTATCATCTTTGATTTAAAAGGAAAAATTAGGGATAAAAATAAAACACTTTCTGAGCTTGAAAGGCGATTAAAAAGTTCAAGAGAAACTCATGAATTTATGGTGAAGGAATTAACAAATAGAATTGATGAACTTAATTTAATGTTTTCCAAAAGAAAAAGAATAATACAATCAGTAATAAATCTTGCAAGAGCTTTAAGCGAACTAAGAGAAGAAAAGGAAATTGTTTATCTTGTTTTAGAACAAACTAAAAATATATTAAACGTTGAAAATGTTTATTATTTTACACCAACAGAAGACGGGCTTAAGTATGTACTTTTTGAACATAAGACATCAACAGCTAAAGAACCACTTAAAAAGGGAGATCTTGTATATAATCTAGGAGAGGGACCTATAGGTTACGTAGCAAAAAAGAGGTATATTATGGATAAAGACACTATGTTTCAGGATGCTTTGGTAGACGGAATAGCAGAACATTTTCTTGCAGATCCATTTGGTATAGACTATGAAATTATCTCCCCACTTACTTACCATGCTACAAACTTCGGAGTAATAGCAGTATCAGGAGTTAAAGAAGAAAAAGTAGAAGGTATCTTTGTAAAAGAAACAAAGGAAGAAGCCTTAAGAACGGCAATGGAAGCTTTACAAATGATATCTGAGCTTACAGCACTTTCACTTAATTCTGCAATGCTCCTTGAAAAGATACAAACAATGGCCGACACTGACGGCTTAACAGGAATTTACAACAAAAGATACTTCATGGAAAGATTAGAAAAAGAATTAATTAAGGCAAAAAAAGAAGGCTATAAGGTTGGAATTTTTATGCTTGATATAGACTTTTTTAAAAAATATAACGATACAAATGGACACCCAATGGGAGATAAACTCCTAAAGGGAATCGCAACAATTTTAAAAAGAACTGCAG containing:
- the purB gene encoding adenylosuccinate lyase, with amino-acid sequence MIERYKVKEIEEIWSEENKLRLWLEIEILTIEGFENLNLVPKGTAEKIREKNIKITPQEVKEREKITNHDVAAFVDVLEEKVGKELSTYIHYGLTSSDLLDTTLSIQMRETLKIVLERIKKLEDVILEKIEENKSVFMAGRTHGMFAEPITLSHKFLSYLSEAKRNEKRLKEAIEEVSFGKLSGSVGNYLHIPTEVEEFVLKKLGLKCEPISTQIIPRDRHVIFIFTLVLIGLFLERIATEIRLLSRTEIGELSEPFERGQKGSSSMPHKKNPIISERICGLSRYLRGSLFPVLENTILWHERDISHSSAERIIFPDVSHVTVYMLDKMISILKNLIINRERIRENLTKYEKELFSQSFLYHFINKGMERSKSYDLVQKSLFEGKIPVEENDFEKLKNEVYSKLREIENKLYKRLK
- a CDS encoding GGDEF domain-containing protein: MIDELLKENVYLVITFFLGILIILLIIIFDLKGKIRDKNKTLSELERRLKSSRETHEFMVKELTNRIDELNLMFSKRKRIIQSVINLARALSELREEKEIVYLVLEQTKNILNVENVYYFTPTEDGLKYVLFEHKTSTAKEPLKKGDLVYNLGEGPIGYVAKKRYIMDKDTMFQDALVDGIAEHFLADPFGIDYEIISPLTYHATNFGVIAVSGVKEEKVEGIFVKETKEEALRTAMEALQMISELTALSLNSAMLLEKIQTMADTDGLTGIYNKRYFMERLEKELIKAKKEGYKVGIFMLDIDFFKKYNDTNGHPMGDKLLKGIATILKRTAELVNGIPARYGGEEFIVILPKKDKFESLTFGDQVRKIIEKTKFPKEEKQPGGKITISGGVAVFPDDADNVKDLIEKADKALYKAKESGKNRVLAAG